From Thalassococcus sp. S3, one genomic window encodes:
- a CDS encoding glycosyltransferase translates to MSDPRLRLNDPSAVVSFDTPRAPLGRYLVDAGLISPAALLRALDLQKRIDAPLGEILIAEGLVDSDEVLEALSKQHGLYRADLVAEPPRPDLSQLLPAQFWLEHRVAPWMRLGPGLVLATSRPDQFDTVRQALPDGFGMVLPVVAPEEQILQTIAQAHGRLLAHGAERRVDVSFSCRSWEGTAPTRFAAISLVVFILLAILIVAPVTSFAVISCAAVCTLFLITGLKLAGFGAQIVASLPVTNPAPTGLPDRLPRVSVLVPLFHETEIAGALIKRLSRLTYPKALLDVVLVLEEKDKLTPRTLARTALPDWMRVVTVPDTGSVTTKPRALNYALDFCRGSIIGIWDAEDAPAPDQIERVVTRFAQAADDVVCLQGILDYYNPRTNWLARCFTIEYASWFRVVLPGLARLGMVIPLGGTTLFMKRWALEKMGGWDAHNVTEDADLGVRITRFGYRTELLPTVTHEEANCRLWPWIKQRSRWLKGFMVTYLVHMRQPVALLRDLGIKRFIGVQAFFVGTLAQFLLAPVLWTFWAIPFGLDHPVRMLVSDTALTVIATLFLVTEVTNICVGAFAVSGRDHRFLIPWAATLTFYFPLGAAASYKALYELICKPFYWDKTQHGHAKSERRAMS, encoded by the coding sequence ATGAGCGACCCAAGACTTCGGCTGAACGACCCGTCGGCGGTAGTGTCTTTCGACACGCCCCGCGCGCCGCTGGGACGCTATCTGGTCGATGCTGGTCTGATCTCGCCCGCTGCTTTGCTGCGGGCGCTCGATCTGCAGAAACGCATAGATGCGCCTCTGGGTGAAATCCTGATTGCCGAGGGGCTGGTTGACAGCGACGAGGTGCTGGAGGCGCTGTCAAAGCAGCACGGCCTCTACCGCGCTGATCTGGTGGCCGAACCTCCCCGGCCCGACCTCAGTCAGCTTCTTCCGGCGCAGTTCTGGCTGGAACATCGCGTTGCGCCCTGGATGCGCCTTGGGCCCGGTCTGGTTCTGGCCACCTCGCGCCCGGATCAGTTCGATACGGTCCGCCAGGCACTGCCCGACGGGTTTGGCATGGTCCTTCCAGTCGTCGCCCCGGAAGAGCAGATCCTGCAGACCATCGCCCAGGCCCATGGGCGCCTGCTGGCGCATGGGGCCGAACGCCGGGTCGATGTGTCCTTCAGCTGCCGTTCGTGGGAGGGCACGGCCCCCACCCGGTTCGCCGCGATCAGTCTTGTCGTTTTCATCCTGCTCGCCATCCTGATCGTGGCGCCGGTGACCAGCTTTGCCGTCATCAGCTGCGCTGCGGTCTGCACCCTTTTTCTGATCACCGGCCTCAAGCTGGCGGGCTTCGGGGCGCAGATCGTTGCCTCACTTCCGGTGACCAACCCAGCCCCCACGGGCCTGCCCGACCGATTGCCACGGGTTTCGGTGCTGGTGCCCCTTTTTCATGAAACCGAAATTGCCGGGGCGCTGATCAAGCGTTTGTCGCGTCTGACCTACCCCAAGGCCCTTCTTGACGTGGTGCTTGTCCTTGAAGAGAAAGACAAACTGACCCCCCGGACCCTCGCGCGAACCGCCCTGCCCGACTGGATGCGCGTCGTGACGGTGCCGGACACGGGAAGTGTCACGACAAAGCCGCGGGCCTTGAACTATGCCCTCGACTTCTGCCGGGGCAGCATCATCGGGATCTGGGATGCCGAGGACGCCCCCGCGCCCGACCAGATCGAACGGGTGGTGACGCGCTTTGCCCAGGCCGCTGATGATGTCGTCTGCCTTCAGGGGATCCTCGACTATTACAATCCCCGGACCAACTGGCTGGCGCGCTGTTTCACCATCGAATATGCAAGCTGGTTCCGCGTCGTTCTTCCGGGCCTCGCCCGCCTTGGCATGGTGATACCGCTGGGCGGCACAACGCTCTTCATGAAACGTTGGGCGCTGGAAAAGATGGGCGGCTGGGACGCGCACAATGTGACCGAAGACGCCGATCTTGGTGTTCGTATCACGCGCTTTGGATACCGCACCGAGCTTTTGCCCACCGTCACCCATGAAGAGGCCAATTGCCGTCTTTGGCCTTGGATCAAGCAACGCTCCCGCTGGCTCAAGGGCTTTATGGTCACCTACCTTGTTCACATGCGCCAGCCCGTTGCCCTGCTGCGTGACCTTGGGATCAAGCGCTTCATCGGTGTGCAGGCCTTTTTCGTGGGGACCCTGGCCCAGTTTCTGCTGGCACCCGTGCTCTGGACCTTTTGGGCGATCCCGTTCGGACTGGATCACCCGGTCCGCATGCTGGTGTCGGACACGGCTCTGACCGTGATCGCGACACTCTTTCTGGTGACCGAAGTCACCAATATCTGTGTCGGTGCATTCGCCGTTTCAGGACGCGATCACCGCTTTCTGATCCCTTGGGCGGCAACGCTCACCTTCTATTTTCCGCTGGGGGCCGCCGCCAGCTACAAAGCGCTCTATGAGCTGATCTGCAAACCGTTCTATTGGGACAAAACCCAGCATGGCCATGCCAAATCAGAACGCCGCGCGATGAGTTAG
- a CDS encoding serine hydrolase, with protein MTLSRRKALGLAAGISAAPHLALAETDVNNMQTALDLGYRAGLLNGLHAVYLLEAGDLVLEAYFEGEDENWGRPLGQRSFGPNARHDIRSVTKSVTSLVYAIALDQGLVPAPDAPLLASFPEYPDLADNDRRRSWTVAHALNMTLGTSWNESLPYSDPRNSEIGMEIADDRYRFVLAHDPIDPPGTYWNYNGGATALIGALIERGTGKNLADYAQEVLFDPLGIGDAEWNAGRDGVHSAASGLRLTAPELARIGELVRQEGVWQGTQIVPQDWVTLISTPQITTAFGSEYSHFWWLTRQYARGSDTPLSMLHAAGNGGQRLYILPELDLTMVVFAGAYNRPDDWMTPTLVLQRIVLANV; from the coding sequence ATGACACTCAGCAGACGAAAAGCCCTGGGCCTCGCGGCCGGCATATCTGCCGCGCCGCACCTCGCCTTGGCAGAAACAGACGTGAACAATATGCAAACCGCTCTCGACCTGGGATACCGCGCCGGCCTTCTGAACGGCTTGCACGCGGTTTACCTGCTTGAGGCCGGCGATCTGGTTCTGGAGGCTTACTTTGAAGGCGAGGACGAGAATTGGGGGCGTCCTCTTGGTCAACGCTCATTCGGGCCGAATGCGCGGCACGACATACGGTCTGTGACCAAAAGCGTGACAAGCCTGGTCTACGCGATCGCCCTTGACCAGGGTCTCGTACCTGCGCCCGACGCCCCGCTTTTGGCCAGCTTTCCCGAATATCCCGATCTCGCCGACAATGATCGTCGCCGGTCTTGGACGGTCGCGCATGCGCTGAACATGACCCTCGGAACAAGCTGGAATGAAAGCCTGCCCTATTCGGATCCGCGCAACAGCGAGATCGGCATGGAGATTGCTGATGATCGCTATCGCTTTGTTCTTGCGCATGATCCGATAGATCCCCCCGGCACCTATTGGAACTACAACGGGGGTGCGACCGCCCTGATCGGCGCGCTGATCGAGCGGGGTACGGGCAAGAACCTGGCCGATTACGCGCAGGAGGTGTTGTTTGATCCGCTTGGAATTGGCGACGCCGAATGGAACGCGGGACGCGACGGCGTGCATTCGGCCGCATCGGGGCTGCGCCTGACCGCGCCCGAACTGGCCCGGATCGGTGAACTGGTCCGCCAAGAGGGTGTCTGGCAAGGCACCCAGATCGTTCCACAAGACTGGGTGACCCTGATAAGCACTCCGCAGATCACGACAGCCTTCGGGAGCGAATACAGTCATTTCTGGTGGCTGACGCGGCAATATGCACGCGGAAGCGATACCCCGCTGTCCATGCTGCATGCAGCAGGCAATGGGGGGCAGCGCCTTTACATCTTGCCAGAGCTCGACCTTACCATGGTGGTCTTCGCCGGAGCCTATAACCGGCCCGACGACTGGATGACCCCAACCCTGGTCCTACAGCGTATCGTCCTCGCGAACGTCTAG
- a CDS encoding GntR family transcriptional regulator: MTQAKSSPADAYTLILEAIDVGVFKPGDRLVESDLAERFGVSRTPIREALQRLETQSLLARDGRSLIVASLDHNQMAELYVVRRELEGLAARLAARHATSEEIAVLRGMVEADQALVDDPPALARANRRFHKQIHLASHNRYLVQQLDLVHRTMALMATTSLAARGRGQIALGEHDGIVKAIEDRDEDAAYAALKDHISIAFMTRLKQDADTRESLG, from the coding sequence ATGACGCAAGCGAAAAGTTCTCCGGCGGACGCCTATACACTTATCCTCGAAGCGATTGATGTGGGCGTTTTCAAGCCTGGTGACCGCTTGGTGGAAAGTGATTTGGCCGAACGGTTCGGGGTGTCCCGCACACCGATCCGGGAGGCGCTGCAGCGTCTTGAGACCCAGTCGCTGCTGGCGCGCGATGGTCGGTCGCTGATCGTCGCCTCCTTGGATCACAACCAGATGGCCGAACTGTACGTGGTCCGCCGGGAGCTTGAGGGGTTGGCGGCGCGCTTGGCCGCCCGGCACGCCACCAGCGAAGAGATTGCCGTTTTGCGCGGGATGGTCGAGGCAGATCAGGCACTGGTCGATGATCCACCGGCCCTGGCCCGCGCCAATCGGCGGTTCCACAAGCAGATCCATCTGGCCTCGCACAACCGCTATCTGGTGCAGCAACTTGATCTGGTTCACCGGACCATGGCGCTGATGGCGACCACCTCGCTGGCGGCGCGCGGACGGGGACAGATCGCGCTGGGGGAGCATGACGGGATCGTCAAGGCGATAGAGGACCGAGATGAGGATGCGGCCTACGCCGCTTTGAAGGATCACATCTCGATCGCGTTCATGACCCGCCTCAAGCAGGATGCCGATACCCGCGAAAGCCTTGGCTAA
- a CDS encoding aminotransferase class V-fold PLP-dependent enzyme codes for MPALLKTVDPEGLEEFSVVFTDRSLNHMSQAFQAVMTDISTLLKEVYNADAVAVIPGGGTFGMEAVARQFARDASVLVVRNGWFSYRWSQIFETGALTAQTTVMKARQTGNTAPSPFRPAPIDEVVAQIRDQKPDIVFAPHVETSAGVILPDDYLRALSEAAHEVGGLMVLDCIASGCAWVDMKATGVDVLISAPQKGWSAQPCAGLVMMSDRAEARLEATQSDSFAIDLRKWRDIMKTYESGGHAYHATMPTDALRAFRDTMIETRNFGFDKLAEAQWALGHAVRAMLADKGVVSVAAEGFGAPGVVVSYTADPDIQTGKSFAAQGMQIAAGVPLQCDEPADFRTFRIGLFGLDKLYDVDGTLSRLRRVVDQVL; via the coding sequence ATGCCCGCGTTGTTAAAGACTGTGGATCCCGAAGGCCTCGAAGAGTTCTCGGTCGTGTTCACTGATAGATCCCTCAATCATATGTCTCAGGCGTTTCAGGCCGTGATGACGGACATCTCGACGCTGTTGAAAGAGGTCTACAACGCCGATGCGGTCGCGGTGATCCCGGGGGGCGGCACATTTGGCATGGAGGCCGTTGCCCGCCAGTTTGCGCGCGATGCGAGCGTTCTGGTCGTGCGCAATGGCTGGTTTTCCTACCGATGGAGCCAGATTTTCGAGACCGGTGCGCTCACCGCGCAGACGACGGTGATGAAGGCGCGCCAGACCGGCAACACGGCGCCGTCGCCGTTTCGGCCCGCCCCGATTGACGAGGTGGTCGCGCAGATCCGCGACCAGAAACCGGACATCGTCTTTGCCCCGCATGTGGAAACCAGCGCCGGGGTGATCCTGCCGGACGACTACCTGCGGGCGCTGTCGGAGGCGGCACATGAGGTCGGCGGTCTGATGGTGCTGGATTGTATCGCCTCGGGCTGCGCTTGGGTGGATATGAAGGCCACCGGTGTGGATGTGCTGATCAGCGCGCCGCAGAAAGGCTGGAGCGCGCAGCCGTGCGCGGGCCTCGTGATGATGTCCGATCGGGCAGAGGCGCGTCTGGAGGCAACGCAATCTGACAGCTTCGCCATCGACCTCAGGAAATGGCGCGACATCATGAAGACCTATGAGAGCGGCGGGCATGCCTATCATGCCACCATGCCCACCGATGCGCTGCGCGCGTTCCGGGATACGATGATCGAGACGCGGAATTTCGGCTTTGACAAGCTGGCAGAGGCACAATGGGCCCTTGGTCACGCGGTGCGCGCGATGCTGGCCGACAAAGGCGTCGTGTCTGTCGCAGCGGAAGGGTTCGGCGCGCCAGGCGTCGTTGTCAGCTATACCGCAGATCCCGACATTCAGACCGGAAAGTCATTCGCCGCCCAGGGCATGCAAATCGCAGCCGGCGTGCCGCTCCAGTGCGATGAGCCGGCGGATTTTCGAACATTTCGGATCGGTCTATTCGGCCTCGACAAACTTTATGACGTCGACGGGACCCTGTCTCGGCTCCGGCGGGTGGTTGATCAGGTGCTGTGA
- a CDS encoding DUF2244 domain-containing protein: MPYDWINTEDTAAPELHLWPHQSLPPKGFAAFISATFALIMIPLLPLLGSVVLWGILPFLLLAVGGIWLALQKSWRNGQILEVLTVSDNEAHLMRRNPRGDVQEWRCNRYWARPEMHDKDGPVPHYVTLIGEGREVEIGAFLSEEERVALYDDLVRLFSRT, translated from the coding sequence ATGCCTTACGACTGGATCAACACCGAAGACACCGCCGCGCCTGAGCTGCATCTCTGGCCGCATCAGTCTTTGCCCCCAAAGGGATTTGCCGCGTTCATATCGGCCACATTCGCGTTGATCATGATCCCGCTTTTGCCGCTTCTCGGTTCTGTGGTGCTTTGGGGGATCCTGCCCTTTCTGCTGCTCGCCGTCGGGGGCATCTGGCTGGCGCTTCAGAAATCCTGGCGCAACGGACAGATCCTCGAGGTTTTGACGGTCTCCGACAACGAAGCGCATCTGATGCGACGCAACCCGCGGGGCGACGTTCAGGAATGGCGCTGCAACCGGTATTGGGCGCGGCCTGAAATGCATGATAAGGACGGCCCGGTGCCGCACTACGTGACGCTGATCGGAGAAGGTCGCGAGGTAGAGATCGGCGCCTTTCTGAGCGAGGAAGAACGCGTCGCCCTCTACGATGATCTCGTGCGCCTCTTTTCGCGCACCTAG
- a CDS encoding Lrp/AsnC family transcriptional regulator: MTALDDMDRALLRELTTDAGRSTSALAKALGLSQPATWRRIRRLQEEGVLQGRRLRLNAEALGFGVTVFLGVKLARKGRVSLEDFERAVSAIPEVQTVEHVLGLYDYRLRIVARDLPDFERVLRRRIMTLPGAGEVEANVLLSEERRPGPLG, encoded by the coding sequence ATGACCGCGCTCGATGACATGGATCGCGCCTTGTTGCGGGAATTGACCACGGATGCCGGGCGCAGCACATCCGCGCTGGCCAAGGCGCTTGGCCTGTCGCAGCCCGCCACTTGGCGGCGCATCCGCCGCCTGCAGGAAGAGGGCGTTTTGCAAGGCCGCCGCCTGCGTCTGAATGCCGAGGCTTTGGGGTTCGGAGTTACAGTGTTTTTAGGGGTGAAACTGGCACGAAAGGGTCGTGTCTCACTGGAGGATTTCGAACGCGCGGTCAGCGCAATCCCCGAGGTTCAAACGGTCGAGCATGTTCTGGGGCTCTACGATTATCGCCTGCGGATCGTGGCGCGCGATCTGCCCGACTTCGAACGCGTTCTGCGCCGGCGCATCATGACGCTGCCCGGCGCAGGGGAGGTGGAAGCGAACGTACTGCTCAGCGAGGAGCGACGGCCGGGACCGCTGGGATAG
- the ilvC gene encoding ketol-acid reductoisomerase gives MRVYYDRDCDINLIKDKKVAILGYGSQGHAHALNLRDSGAKNLAVALREGSASAKKAEAEGLQVMGIAEAAAWCDLIMFTMPDELQAETYKKYVHDNLKEGAAIAFAHGLNVHFGLIEPKPGVDVIMMAPKGPGHTVRGEYTKGGGVPCLVAVDNDASGKALEIGLSYCSAIGGGRSGIIETNFREECETDLFGEQAVLCGGLVELIRAGFETLVEAGYAPEMAYFECLHEVKLIVDLIYEGGIANMNYSISNTAEYGEYVSGPRVLPYDETKARMKAILTDIQTGKFVRDFMQENQVGQPFFKGTRRINDAHQIEKVGEELRGMMPWISAGKMVDKEKN, from the coding sequence ATGCGCGTTTACTACGACCGCGATTGCGACATCAATCTGATCAAGGACAAGAAGGTTGCCATCCTGGGCTATGGCTCTCAAGGACATGCTCACGCACTTAATCTCCGGGACAGTGGCGCGAAAAACCTCGCCGTGGCTCTGCGGGAAGGCTCTGCCAGCGCCAAGAAGGCAGAGGCCGAGGGCCTGCAGGTCATGGGCATCGCCGAAGCCGCAGCCTGGTGCGATCTGATCATGTTCACCATGCCCGACGAGCTGCAGGCAGAGACCTACAAGAAATACGTGCATGACAACCTTAAGGAAGGCGCGGCTATCGCTTTTGCGCATGGCCTGAACGTGCATTTCGGCCTGATTGAGCCGAAGCCGGGCGTCGACGTCATCATGATGGCCCCCAAGGGTCCCGGCCACACGGTGCGGGGCGAATACACCAAGGGCGGCGGCGTGCCGTGCCTAGTGGCCGTGGACAACGACGCGTCGGGAAAAGCGCTTGAGATCGGGCTCTCCTATTGCTCCGCCATCGGCGGCGGCCGCTCGGGCATCATCGAGACGAATTTCCGGGAAGAGTGCGAAACCGACCTCTTTGGCGAGCAGGCGGTGCTGTGCGGCGGCCTTGTCGAACTGATCCGGGCCGGTTTCGAAACCCTGGTCGAGGCGGGCTATGCGCCCGAAATGGCGTATTTCGAATGCCTGCACGAAGTGAAGCTGATCGTCGACCTGATCTATGAAGGCGGCATCGCCAACATGAACTATTCGATCTCAAACACGGCTGAATACGGTGAATATGTCTCCGGCCCCCGTGTGCTGCCCTATGATGAAACGAAGGCCCGCATGAAGGCGATCCTGACCGACATTCAGACCGGCAAATTCGTGCGCGACTTCATGCAGGAAAACCAGGTTGGCCAGCCGTTCTTTAAGGGCACGCGCCGGATCAACGATGCACATCAGATCGAAAAAGTGGGCGAGGAACTGCGGGGTATGATGCCCTGGATCAGCGCCGGCAAGATGGTCGACAAAGAGAAAAACTAA
- a CDS encoding GatB/YqeY domain-containing protein — protein sequence MEMRARVATALKQAMKEKAAERLSTLRLINAAIKDKDIAARSDGAEKGVGDAEVLAILGRMTKQRQESARAYEEGGRLDLAERERSEISVIEEFLPRQLNDAEIAEAINQAIADIDASSIRDMGQVMAELKGRYTGQMDFGKVGPMVKDRLCAS from the coding sequence ATGGAAATGCGAGCACGCGTCGCCACGGCTTTGAAGCAGGCGATGAAGGAAAAGGCAGCCGAGCGGTTGTCGACCCTGCGCCTGATCAACGCGGCGATCAAGGACAAGGACATTGCGGCGCGCAGCGACGGCGCCGAGAAAGGCGTCGGCGATGCCGAGGTCCTGGCGATCCTGGGCCGAATGACAAAGCAGCGGCAGGAAAGCGCCCGCGCCTACGAGGAAGGCGGTCGCCTCGATCTGGCCGAGCGGGAACGCTCGGAAATCAGCGTCATCGAGGAGTTCTTGCCCCGGCAGCTGAACGATGCGGAGATTGCGGAGGCGATCAATCAAGCGATTGCCGATATCGATGCATCTTCGATCCGCGACATGGGGCAGGTCATGGCCGAGCTGAAGGGCCGGTATACGGGGCAGATGGACTTCGGCAAGGTCGGTCCGATGGTCAAGGATCGTCTCTGCGCAAGCTAA
- the carA gene encoding glutamine-hydrolyzing carbamoyl-phosphate synthase small subunit — protein sequence MPRPVPSKPTACLALADGTLFYGRGFGATGQTVAELCFNTAMTGYQEIMTDPSYAGQIVTFTFPHIGNVGVNPDDDETMDPVASGMVVKWDPTEPSNWRSAETLEAWLARRGRIAIGGVDTRRLTRAIRQQGAPHVALEHNPDGVFDIEALVAAARGFAGLEGMDLAKDVTCAQSYRWDEMRWAWPEGYTRQKDAKHKVVAIDYGAKRNILRCLASAGCDVTVLPATATADEVMLHDPDGLFLSNGPGDPAATGSYAVPMIQDVLNRSEMPVFGICLGHQMLALALGAKTVKMNHGHHGANHPVKDLETGKVEITSMNHGFAVDAQSLPGGVIETHRSLFDGSNCGIRVADRPVYSVQYHPEASPGPQDSFYLFERFAAAMQARAS from the coding sequence ATGCCTCGCCCCGTCCCCTCCAAACCCACCGCTTGCCTGGCCTTGGCCGATGGGACGCTATTCTACGGGCGTGGATTTGGCGCCACCGGCCAAACGGTGGCCGAACTGTGCTTTAACACCGCGATGACCGGCTATCAGGAAATCATGACAGACCCCTCCTATGCCGGGCAGATCGTGACCTTCACCTTCCCTCATATCGGCAATGTCGGCGTGAACCCCGATGACGACGAGACGATGGATCCGGTCGCTTCCGGCATGGTGGTCAAGTGGGACCCGACGGAACCCAGCAACTGGCGCAGCGCGGAAACGCTTGAGGCATGGCTGGCCCGGCGGGGCCGTATTGCCATCGGCGGGGTGGATACCCGCCGCCTGACCCGTGCGATCCGGCAACAGGGCGCACCGCATGTGGCCCTGGAACACAACCCCGACGGCGTCTTCGATATCGAAGCCCTGGTGGCGGCCGCACGCGGCTTTGCCGGGCTTGAGGGCATGGACCTGGCCAAGGATGTGACATGCGCGCAATCCTATCGCTGGGATGAAATGCGATGGGCCTGGCCCGAAGGGTACACGCGCCAGAAAGACGCCAAGCACAAGGTCGTCGCCATTGATTACGGCGCCAAACGCAACATCCTGCGATGCCTGGCCAGCGCTGGGTGCGACGTGACCGTCCTGCCCGCGACCGCCACCGCCGACGAGGTCATGTTACATGATCCCGACGGTCTTTTCCTGTCCAACGGTCCGGGCGACCCGGCCGCGACAGGATCCTATGCCGTGCCGATGATCCAGGATGTTCTGAACCGAAGCGAGATGCCGGTCTTCGGCATTTGCCTGGGTCACCAGATGCTTGCGCTCGCTTTGGGCGCAAAGACGGTGAAAATGAACCACGGCCATCACGGCGCCAACCATCCGGTGAAGGATCTGGAAACCGGGAAAGTTGAAATCACGTCGATGAACCATGGCTTCGCGGTCGATGCGCAAAGCCTGCCCGGCGGCGTGATTGAAACGCATCGGTCGCTCTTTGACGGCTCGAATTGCGGTATCCGCGTTGCGGATCGTCCGGTCTATTCCGTGCAGTATCATCCCGAAGCCAGCCCCGGACCGCAGGACAGTTTCTACCTTTTCGAACGATTTGCCGCGGCCATGCAGGCCCGGGCCAGCTGA
- a CDS encoding UbiH/UbiF family hydroxylase: MAEDCDILISGGGVAGLTAAAVLGHAGLSVICVDPFAPVTERDADGSDLRTTAILQSAQALMETAGIWDHLAAHAMPLQVMRIVDAGGEQAEPRVTHDFNASDISERPFGWNLPNWLLRRELVARLKELTNVDFRPGVGTTRLFSRTTEARVSLTEGGPVRCRLVLAADGRQSPMREAAGIGVQTRRYGQKALAFAVTHPIPHQNVSTEIHRTGGPFTLVPLPDHDGAPSSAVVWMEDGPTAQSLYHMDVAAFEKAMSERSCYLMGPLELASRRTIWPIISQTADRLVGERVVLMAEAAHVVPPIGAQGLNMSLADLRCLLDLITNRPDELGNVEMLRSYERQRMPDMRLRVQGIDLLNRASQVHARPLRDLRAMGLDAIYSAAPVRRTLMQMGLGVR; encoded by the coding sequence ATGGCGGAAGACTGCGATATCCTGATCTCAGGCGGGGGCGTTGCGGGCCTCACTGCCGCTGCCGTTCTCGGCCATGCGGGTCTATCCGTTATCTGCGTCGATCCCTTCGCGCCCGTGACGGAGCGGGATGCCGATGGGTCCGATCTGCGCACAACGGCCATTCTGCAGTCAGCCCAGGCCCTGATGGAGACGGCTGGCATCTGGGACCATCTCGCAGCCCACGCCATGCCCTTGCAGGTTATGCGCATCGTCGATGCCGGTGGGGAGCAGGCAGAGCCGCGTGTGACCCACGACTTCAACGCCTCCGACATCTCGGAACGTCCGTTTGGATGGAACCTGCCGAACTGGCTCTTGCGGCGCGAATTGGTGGCGCGGCTGAAAGAGCTGACGAATGTTGATTTTCGCCCCGGCGTGGGCACCACGCGGCTTTTCAGCCGCACGACCGAGGCCCGTGTCAGCCTGACCGAAGGTGGCCCCGTGCGGTGCCGACTGGTCCTGGCCGCCGACGGACGGCAGTCCCCCATGCGTGAGGCGGCGGGCATTGGCGTTCAGACCCGACGTTATGGCCAAAAGGCGTTGGCTTTTGCGGTGACTCACCCGATCCCGCACCAAAACGTGTCGACCGAAATACACCGGACCGGCGGTCCCTTCACGCTTGTCCCGCTGCCGGATCACGACGGTGCACCCTCCTCCGCCGTGGTCTGGATGGAGGATGGTCCGACGGCGCAATCCCTCTATCACATGGATGTGGCCGCGTTTGAGAAGGCCATGTCCGAGCGTTCCTGCTATCTGATGGGCCCACTCGAACTGGCGTCCCGCAGAACGATCTGGCCCATCATCAGCCAAACGGCGGATCGCCTTGTTGGCGAGCGCGTGGTGCTGATGGCAGAAGCGGCGCATGTCGTGCCCCCGATCGGTGCGCAGGGCCTGAACATGTCCCTGGCCGATCTGCGGTGTCTGCTGGATTTGATCACCAACCGTCCCGATGAACTGGGCAATGTCGAGATGTTGCGCAGCTATGAGCGGCAAAGGATGCCGGACATGCGCCTTCGTGTGCAAGGCATTGATCTGCTGAACCGCGCCTCGCAGGTTCACGCGCGGCCTTTGCGTGACCTGCGCGCGATGGGGCTCGACGCGATCTACAGCGCGGCGCCTGTCAGGCGCACGCTGATGCAGATGGGCCTTGGGGTGCGATAG
- a CDS encoding pyrimidine 5'-nucleotidase — translation MVRDAFSHVEQWVFDLDNTLYPPHMRLFDQIEVRMTQYVMDALHVDWAEADRLRKLYWHQYGTTLAGLMREHDIDPGPYLTEVHEISMDHLEPDPELARRISALPGRRIVYTNGSAPYAERVLAARGLSGLFDAIYGVEHAGFRPKPERAAFEEVFATDGIAPERAAMFEDEPRNLAAPFDMGMQTIHVAPERHDADHIHHHTDDLTNFLRRIG, via the coding sequence ATGGTACGGGATGCATTTTCTCATGTAGAGCAGTGGGTCTTTGACCTCGACAACACCCTCTATCCGCCGCATATGCGCCTTTTCGATCAGATCGAAGTGCGCATGACGCAATACGTGATGGATGCGCTGCATGTTGATTGGGCCGAAGCAGACCGCCTGCGCAAGCTCTATTGGCACCAATACGGAACCACCCTGGCAGGCCTTATGCGGGAGCATGATATAGATCCCGGCCCCTACCTGACCGAAGTGCATGAGATCTCGATGGATCATCTTGAGCCCGACCCGGAGCTTGCCCGCCGGATCAGCGCCCTGCCCGGTCGCCGGATCGTCTATACCAATGGATCGGCCCCTTATGCCGAGCGTGTCTTGGCCGCGCGGGGCCTCAGCGGCCTTTTCGACGCCATCTATGGTGTCGAACATGCGGGTTTTCGTCCCAAACCGGAACGCGCCGCATTCGAAGAGGTCTTTGCGACCGATGGCATCGCACCGGAACGGGCCGCGATGTTCGAGGATGAACCACGCAATCTTGCCGCGCCGTTTGATATGGGGATGCAGACGATCCATGTCGCGCCCGAGCGGCACGACGCCGACCACATCCATCACCACACGGACGACCTGACAAATTTTCTGCGCCGCATCGGCTGA
- a CDS encoding Lrp/AsnC family transcriptional regulator → MLDDADRRLLRYLQDDPSLGNTELAERAGMTAAAVARRRKRLEDRDILQGAEARINWAALGFTVEVSLRFTLDKTQPRAFDDFLEAARMVPEVLEIQTFLGRVDVRLSVIARDMAHYQQLYRTRILTLPHIADIEALMHVARIKSEERLPL, encoded by the coding sequence ATGCTCGACGATGCCGATCGCCGTTTGCTGCGTTACCTTCAGGACGATCCCAGCCTGGGCAATACCGAACTGGCCGAGCGGGCCGGGATGACCGCTGCGGCGGTCGCGCGGCGGCGCAAACGTCTGGAAGATCGGGATATCCTGCAGGGGGCCGAGGCGCGGATCAACTGGGCGGCCCTTGGCTTTACCGTCGAGGTCAGTTTGCGGTTCACATTGGACAAGACGCAGCCCCGCGCCTTCGATGACTTTCTGGAAGCGGCCCGCATGGTGCCCGAAGTGCTGGAGATCCAGACCTTTCTGGGCCGTGTCGATGTCCGCTTGTCGGTCATCGCGCGCGATATGGCGCATTACCAGCAGCTTTACCGCACCCGCATTCTGACACTGCCCCACATCGCAGATATCGAGGCGCTGATGCATGTGGCGCGGATCAAGTCAGAGGAGCGGCTGCCGCTATGA